A genomic segment from Nicotiana sylvestris chromosome 1, ASM39365v2, whole genome shotgun sequence encodes:
- the LOC104219215 gene encoding chitinase 2-like — MKPFKFCISILVLQALFNISPTTNADPADCPGVFREYIGAEGKNVTFSDVPINPNIEFHFLFSFAIDYTNTTSPEPTNGDFLVYWDTDNLSPSQVSSIKAQYKNVKVGLSLGGDTVNGKNATFAPTSITSWVRNATYSITKIVKQYNLDAIDIDYEHFNADPDTFAECIGRLLYYLKQNNVVSYTSIAPYADDSVQVHYLALWRKYGHQIDYVNFQFYAYKKGTTITQFLQYFETQRYNYKGGKILVSFGTDNSGGLSPKHGFYDACSILRSQGKLHGIFIWSADDSMEDCFLYEKLSQDLLASAI; from the coding sequence ATGAAGCCCTTCAAATTCTGCATCTCTATTCTTGTCCTTCAAGCTCTCTTCAACATTTCCCCTACAACCAACGCAGATCCAGCAGACTGCCCTGGCGTTTTCAGAGAATACATTGGAGCTGAGGGCAAGAATGTCACATTCTCTGATGTCCCAATTAATCCAAATATTGAGTTTcacttcctcttctcctttgctaTAGACTACACAAACACAACATCACCAGAACCCACTAATGGCGACTTCTTGGTCTATTGGGACACTGATAATCTATCCCCTTCTCAGGTTTCTTCCATCAAGGCCCAGTACAAAAATGTTAAGGTAGGATTGAGTCTCGGTGGTGATACAGTGAATGGTAAAAATGCAACCTTTGCTCCTACTTCAATTACTTCTTGGGTGAGAAATGCAACATATTCAATCACCAAGATAGTGAAACAATATAACCTGGATGCAAtagatatagattatgaacaCTTCAATGCAGATCCAGATACATTCGCTGAGTGCATCGGGCGACTGTTGTACTATCTTAAACAAAACAATGTCGTCTCTTACACATCAATAGCACCATATGCAGATGATTCAGTGCAGGTGCACTATTTAGCTCTCTGGAGAAAGTATGGTCATCAAATAGACTATGTCAACTTCCAAttttatgcctataaaaaggGCACAACCATTACTCAATTCCTGCAGTACTTTGAAACCCAGAGGTATAACTATAAAGGAGGCAAGATTCTAGTGAGCTTTGGAACTGATAACAGTGGTGGCTTGTCTCCTAAACATGGATTCTATGATGCATGCAGCATACTAAGGAGTCAGGGAAAACTTCATGGTATCTTTATTTGGTCGGCAGATGACTCTATGGAGGATTGTTTCCTATATGAAAAGCTGTCACAGGACCTCTTAGCAAGTGCAATTTGA
- the LOC104226293 gene encoding DNA-directed RNA polymerase III subunit 1-like, with protein MAGQLIFRRGLNDWEVDEFAQLMQLLDSVSLDSNRRDSIIWAASNDGKFTVSRGYTLLQKQQGSTFTWVVLALNKIETSLRLPFGYSSARWIGNHGFSIGIDDVTPGENLVKQKQEEIHQNYKKCEDRIQQFNEGKLAVQPGCDAAQTLEAEVTMALNKVRDDIGKICMKALHWRNSPLIMSQCGSKGSPINISQMIACVGQQSVGGRRAPDRFIDRSLPHFPTKSKFPTAKGFVAHSFFDGLSATEFFFHTMGGREGLVDTAVKTADTGYMSRRLMKALEDLAVYYDNTVRNASASIIQFMYGDDGMDPSQMEEKKGRPLNFSRLFMKVKATCPPRGEKGLSYSEICEIVNERLSYHDMSPEGGCSEAFRASLSDFLIKNLAETLKRLREALLLGGEQYAGGDREYLENVALNISGITKKQLQVFLNMCISRYHLKRLESGTAIGAIGAQSIGEPGTQMTLKTFHFAGVASMNVTLGVPRIKEIINSAKKINTPIIIAKLLSAANLTAARMIKARIEKTLLGQFASSTKSLIITLPSPSWIATLLLSQKLLSNDSSIENLLKATPVAKSVKIVMASRLASIAITLDMETIQVSQLCIDAYTVKQSILQTPKIKLKEQQVKVLNPRKLEVFPQANKDKLHFELHRLKNKLPSVVVKGITTVQRAVVNKEQERDCKSDVKGETYELLVEGTGLLAVMGIDRVDGRNTKSNHIMEVQQRLGIEAARISIIDVINYTMSSHGMTIDLRHMVLLADLMTYKGEVLGITRHGVQKMKDSVLMLASFEKTTDHLFNASVNGRDDKIEGVRECIITGIPMQIGTGMFKLRQCVQQVELNYQSEPMLS; from the exons ATGGCTGGGCAGTTGATTTTCAGGAGGGGTCTTAATGACTGGGAAGTAGATGAATTCGCTCAGTTAATGCAATTGCTGGACAGTGTCAGTTTGGACAGCAATAGGAGAGATTCAATTATTTGGGCAGCAAGCAATGATGGGAAATTCACAGTTAGCAGAGGTTATACTCTTTTACAGAAGCAACAGGGGAG CACCTTTACATGGGTGGTTCTGGCTCTAAATAAAATTGAAACTTCTTTGCGGTTGCCATTTGGTTATAGCAG TGCTCGGTGGATTGGTAATCATGGATTTTCTATAGGGATTGATGATGTCACACCTGGGGAAAACTTAGTTAAGCAAAAACAAGAAGAGATTCATCAAAATTACAAGAAATGTGAAGATCGTATTCAACAatttaatgaaggaaagcttgccGTGCAACCAGGCTGTGATGCTGCCCAGACTCTGGAGGCTGAAGTAACTATGGCGTTGAATAAAGTTCGTGACGACATAGGAAAA ATTTGTATGAAAGCACTACATTGGAGGAATAGTCCTCTGATCATGTCACAGTGTGGTTCAAAAGGATCCCCAATTAACATAAGCCAGATGATTGCATGTGTTGGTCAGCAGTCCGTTGGCGGTCGTCGTGCTCCTGATAGATTCATAGATCGAAGTCTTCCTCATTTTCCTACCAAATCAAAGTTTCCAACT GCTAAAGGGTTTGTAGCTCATTCCTTTTTTGACGGTTTGTCAGCAACTGAGTTCTTTTTTCACACAATGGGAGGAAGAGAAGGCCTTGTTGATACAGCA GTTAAAACTGCTGACACCGGATACATGTCTCGTCGACTTATGAAAGCTTTAGAGGACCTTGCTGTTTATTATGACAACACTGTACGAAATGCCAGCGCAAGTATAATTCAGTTCATGTATGGTGATGATGGCATGGATCCTTCACAGATGGAAGAGAAAAAAGGCCGTCCTCTGAACTTTAGCAGATTATTTATGAAAGTTAAG GCAACGTGTCCTCCTAGAGGTGAGAAGGGTTTGTCTTACTCGGAAATCTGCGAGATAGTCAATGAAAGGCTCTCGTATCATGATATGAGTCCTGAAGGGGGGTGCTCAGAGGCATTCCGGGCTTCATTATCAGATTTTCTGATTAAAAATTTAGCTGAAACCTTGAAGAGATTACGGGAAGCCCTATTATTGGGTGGAGAGCAGTATGCCGGGGGTGACCGTGAATATCTTGAAAACGTTGCATTAAACATATCTGGTATTACAAAGAAGCAACTACAG GTGTTCCTCAACATGTGCATCTCTCGCTATCACCTGAAAAGACTAGAATCGGGAACTGCTATTGGTGCAATTGGAGCTCAGAGTATTGGGGAACCTGGGACACAGATGACATTGAAAACCTTTCACTTTGCTGGAGTTGCAAGCATGA ACGTTACACTTGGAGTTCCTCGAATAAAAGAAATTATAAATTCAGCAAAAAAGATAAATACTCCTATTATTATTGCAAAACTTCTGTCTGCTGCTAATTTAACTGCAGCAAGGATGATTAAAGCCCGCATTGAGAAAACTCTTTTGGGACAG TTTGCATCTTCAACTAAGTCATTGATAATAACACTACCGAGCCCTAGTTGGATTGCTACACTGCTTCTTTCTCAGAAGCTTTTATCAAATGACTCCTCAATTGAAAATCTACTGAAAGCAACACCG GTGGCTAAGAGTGTAAAGATTGTGATGGCATCTCGATTAGCATCAATTGCTATTACGCTAGATATGGAGACAATTCAGGTGTCACAACTGTGTATTGATGCTTATACTGTCAAGCAATCGATTTTGCAGACcccaaaaataaaattgaaagaaCAG CAAGTAAAAGTTTTGAACCCCAGGAAGTTGGAAGTTTTTCCTCAGGCAAATAAAGATAAACTGCATTTTGAACTTCACCGGTTGAAAAATAAGCTTCCTTCTGTTGTTGTGAAG GGTATTACTACGGTTCAAAGGGCTGTGGTgaacaaagaacaagaaagagattGTAAGAGTGATGTCAAAGGAGAAACATATGAGTTGCTTGTTGAAGG TACCGGTCTCCTAGCCGTAATGGGCATTGACAGAGTTGATGGGCGTAATACAAAGAGTAATCATATAATGGAGGTGCAACAAAGACTAGGCATTGAAGCAGCAAGGATCTCTATAATTGATGTGATTAACTATACCATGTCAAGTCATGGAATGACAATAGACTTGCGGCACATGGTGCTTCTAGCAGATCTGATGACATATAAG GGTGAAGTTCTGGGAATAACCAGACATGGCGTTCAGAAAATGAAAGATAGCGTACTGATGTTAGCCTCATTTGAGAAGACAACCGACCACCTGTTTAATGCATCTGTAAATGGAAGGGATGATAAGATAGAAGGAGTTAGAGAATGCATCATCACGGGCATACCAATGCAGATAGGCACTGGGATGTTTAAACTTCGGCAATG TGTTCAGCAGGTTGAGCTGAATTATCAATCAGAACCTATGTTATCCTAG
- the LOC104219216 gene encoding vicilin-like seed storage protein At2g18540, with the protein MKTISGKLTSTTPISLSQAAKSLSKFAASENGASHSVSIYIQRAADSFNQLVQLHEKLRPNSAKNELSIKVEENSERRKKIREVGLKAEDVVKNDDFPNGSQKSRKSNSLDNKSKKLEKDQKLIQTEHRLDISEGETAKSKKNELEFVKMDSYVKRESEFEEVKEDGMISRDTKNKKTKNKGVDDNEGEVVGKVEEDLRVKEEEERKKRKSVDRSEGENAGSAEQSNKKKSKKRRIEGEK; encoded by the coding sequence ATGAAGACAATATCAGGGAAATTAACATCCACAACCCcaatctctctttctcaagcaGCGAAATCGCTCTCCAAATTTGCTGCATCAGAAAACGGAGCTTCACATTCTGTCTCCATATATATCCAACGTGCCGCTGATTCATTCAATCAACTTGTTCAGCTTCATGAGAAACTTAGACCAAATAGTGCAAAAAATGAGCTTTCTATCAAAGTTGAGGAAAATTCCGAAAGAAGGAAGAAAATTAGGGAAGTTGGTTTAAAGGCTGAAGATGTAGTTAAGAATGATGATTTCCCAAATGGGTCACAAAAAAGCAGAAAAAGCAACAGTCTTGATAATAAAAGCAAGAAGCTTGAAAAGGATCAGAAATTGATCCAGACCGAGCACCGGCTCGATATAAGTGAAGGAGAGACAGCAAAATCCAAGAAAAATGAGCTGGAGTTTGTTAAAATGGATAGCTATGTGAAGAGGGAATCGGAGTTCGAGGAAGTTAAGGAAGATGGTATGATAAGTAGGGACACAAAAAATAAGAAAACGAAAAATAAGGGTGTTGATGACAATGAGGGTGAGGTGGTGGGGAAAGTGGAAGAAGATTTGAGGGTTAAGGAGGAGGAggaaaggaagaagaggaagagcGTGGATCGCAGTGAGGGTGAAAATGCTGGCTCAGCAGAGCAGAGTAATAAGAAAAAGAGTAAAAAGAGGAGAATTGAAGGTGAAAAGTGA